Proteins encoded by one window of Macaca mulatta isolate MMU2019108-1 chromosome 10, T2T-MMU8v2.0, whole genome shotgun sequence:
- the LOC707114 gene encoding ATP synthase F(0) complex subunit f, mitochondrial-like: protein MTGSGSRHLPPQDLCLHETGMSSGHQDSKMASVISVKDKKLLEVKLGELPSWILMQDFSPSGIFRAFQRGYYWYYKYIDVRKGSISGVTMVLACYVLFSYCLSYKHLKRERLRKYY from the exons ATGACAGGGAGTGGGAGCAGGCACCTGCCGCCTCAGGACCTGTGTCTACATGAAACAGGAATGAGCAG CGGACACCAGGACTCCAAGATGGCGTCAGTCATATCAGTGAAGGACAAGAAACTTCTGGAGGTCAAACTAGGGGAGCTGCCAAGCTGGATCTTGATGCAGGACTTCAGCCCTAGTGGCATTTTCAGAGCGTTTCAAAGAGGTTACTACTGGTACTACAAGTACATTGACGTGAGGAAAGGGAGCATCTCAGGGGTTACCATGGTGCTGGCATGCTATGTGCTCTTCAGCTACTGCCTTTCCTACAAGCATCTTAAGCGCGAGCGGCTACGCAAATACTACTGA